Proteins from one Leptonema illini DSM 21528 genomic window:
- a CDS encoding acetyl-CoA hydrolase/transferase family protein: MNIIDQYNSKRLSADEAIAFVKSGHRVFLDGNAAMPMELIRSLAKCGHELDSVELNHLLTFGEDHFREIPGIRDNAWFLGPSIRQAVNENRSDYIPIFLSEIATLVRSGEWPIDVALIHVSPPDRYGYMSYGVETSITKPCTEMAKLVIAQVNPRMPRALGDCFIHVSDVDYIVEHEEDIIEIPAKECSEQEKQIGENVAKLVQDDATLQLGIGGIPNAVLACLGNRHNLGIHTEMFVDGILPLVEAGVINNQKKGLHRGKVVSGFCMGSKELYQAIDNNPFYDFHPNHYTNDPAIIAQNYRMTAINSAIEIDLTGQVCADSMGEYIFSGIGGQVDFIRGASRCPTGVPIVALPSTAKSGKLSRIVPTLTKGAGVVTSRGDVHWVVSEFGAVNLFGKNLRQRADLLIGISHPDFRAELRKESKWATKDL; encoded by the coding sequence ATGAATATCATTGATCAGTATAACTCGAAGAGGCTTTCTGCCGACGAGGCGATCGCTTTTGTGAAAAGCGGCCACCGCGTCTTTCTTGACGGCAACGCGGCGATGCCTATGGAACTGATTCGTTCCCTTGCGAAATGCGGGCATGAGCTCGATAGCGTGGAACTCAATCACCTGCTCACCTTCGGCGAAGACCACTTTCGCGAGATTCCCGGCATCCGTGATAATGCATGGTTTCTCGGCCCGTCCATAAGGCAGGCGGTGAACGAAAATCGTTCGGACTATATTCCCATCTTTCTTTCAGAAATCGCCACGCTTGTACGCTCGGGCGAATGGCCTATCGATGTGGCGCTGATCCATGTGTCGCCGCCCGATCGCTATGGTTATATGAGCTACGGCGTCGAAACGTCGATTACGAAGCCATGCACCGAAATGGCGAAGCTTGTGATCGCGCAGGTGAATCCGCGTATGCCGCGGGCGCTCGGCGACTGCTTCATTCACGTATCTGATGTCGACTACATCGTCGAACACGAAGAAGATATCATCGAGATTCCGGCGAAAGAATGCTCCGAGCAGGAAAAACAGATCGGCGAGAACGTAGCAAAGCTCGTTCAGGACGATGCTACACTTCAGCTCGGCATCGGCGGTATTCCAAACGCCGTTCTGGCCTGTCTTGGTAACAGGCATAACCTCGGCATTCACACTGAGATGTTTGTCGACGGCATTCTTCCGCTTGTTGAGGCGGGCGTTATTAACAATCAGAAGAAGGGCCTGCATAGAGGCAAAGTCGTATCGGGATTCTGTATGGGCTCGAAAGAACTCTATCAGGCCATCGACAACAATCCGTTCTATGATTTTCATCCGAATCATTATACGAATGATCCGGCCATTATCGCGCAGAACTATCGTATGACGGCGATTAACTCGGCTATCGAGATCGACCTGACGGGACAGGTCTGCGCCGATTCAATGGGAGAGTACATCTTCAGCGGTATCGGCGGCCAGGTGGACTTTATTCGCGGGGCTTCGCGCTGCCCGACAGGCGTTCCTATCGTCGCATTGCCGTCGACGGCAAAGTCGGGTAAGCTTTCGCGTATCGTGCCGACTCTTACGAAAGGAGCGGGAGTCGTAACAAGCCGCGGAGACGTTCACTGGGTCGTCAGCGAATTCGGCGCCGTGAATCTCTTCGGCAAAAATTTACGGCAGCGAGCCGATCTCCTGATCGGTATCTCGCATCCGGATTTCAGGGCGGAGCTGCGCAAAGAATCTAAGTGGGCTACGAAAGATCTGTAG
- a CDS encoding C1 family peptidase, which produces MKQIKRERFRNRLWHLPLLLLIVASPAFTEQPFDPKSVQSRECQAGQFQCGFAPPSAELDESVPLADSAMISHRGLPSRVDLSADMPPVVNQGQQNSCVAFSVGYYTRSYLEKKARGWSYDSPPYGGAGERVFSPAFIYNQINGGQDSGSYFHHALDLVTQKGAAPWKVMPYNANDYRTQPSQAIKNAAMQYKAASYKRLPFDNVEAVKAELAGGRPIIFGITIDDAFYKLGTQVYDQTGGRTYGGHAMTLVGYDDSKTSPKGDRGAFKLINSWGTQWGDKGYGWISYKQWIAMRPYAYVLYPAAGTTTTPDAQEEVTEVVQGDIQPPAKVEASQGTYSDRIEISWTPVTGALAYGVTRAEPGQDSFRFVGYASKTMHADTKIQVGTNYRYRIIAIGEEKTSDAGSSPVASGYASASTTEQSPATVPGIEIELQGGNGSYRVNVSWTAAPGASHYQIRRWNAGGNRWQVWNQKITTTQFTDAGPVKNAENRYSVRAGNASGFGPWSDVAAVSVPGEATPPNAPTGLVVSNGIYKDRIALRWNAAPGAEKYAIFRYSYATKKWEGPIDESASASYVDNSARVKDGSFYAYTVAAVNGSGASSYADPAVGRANPNVQRDGEKVEAPTDIVATLAPSGQVTITWKGVKGADEYYVLRKKKDAADYTFAGNTDAKTLRFTEKFPGKPGELYLYTVRSKPMMGSESPDGRPAAVFVNAEIEVVSHRFMPGQGLERMTGEWNGRYWDGKSAPRIFKLKIEGDGNQITLHISDDRGAKATVKGVYPSMADSVQLKGVTLDYRENLDVLILRRSDGLPILAGQTVSFTR; this is translated from the coding sequence ATGAAACAAATTAAACGAGAGCGATTCCGAAATCGGCTCTGGCACCTGCCTCTTCTGCTTCTGATCGTGGCCTCTCCGGCCTTTACAGAGCAGCCTTTTGATCCGAAGTCCGTGCAGTCGCGGGAATGCCAGGCAGGACAGTTCCAGTGCGGATTTGCGCCGCCGAGCGCCGAGCTTGATGAGTCCGTTCCTCTTGCCGATTCGGCGATGATCTCACATCGCGGCCTTCCGTCGCGCGTCGATCTCAGCGCCGATATGCCGCCTGTCGTCAATCAGGGGCAGCAGAATAGCTGCGTCGCCTTCTCGGTCGGCTATTATACGCGATCCTATCTTGAAAAGAAGGCTCGCGGTTGGAGCTATGATTCCCCTCCATATGGGGGAGCCGGTGAGCGAGTTTTTTCGCCGGCCTTCATCTATAATCAGATCAACGGCGGACAGGACAGCGGGTCGTATTTTCATCATGCGCTCGATCTTGTTACACAGAAAGGGGCCGCTCCCTGGAAGGTGATGCCGTATAACGCAAACGATTATCGTACGCAGCCTTCACAGGCCATAAAGAATGCGGCCATGCAGTACAAGGCCGCCTCTTACAAACGACTTCCGTTTGATAACGTCGAGGCGGTGAAGGCCGAGCTCGCCGGCGGGCGTCCGATCATCTTCGGCATCACGATCGACGACGCCTTCTACAAGCTCGGCACTCAGGTCTATGATCAAACCGGAGGCCGCACGTATGGCGGGCATGCGATGACGCTTGTCGGCTACGACGATTCGAAGACCTCTCCGAAGGGTGACCGCGGCGCCTTCAAGCTGATCAATTCCTGGGGAACGCAGTGGGGCGATAAAGGCTACGGCTGGATCTCTTACAAGCAGTGGATCGCCATGCGCCCGTATGCGTATGTGCTGTATCCGGCTGCGGGTACGACTACGACGCCCGATGCCCAGGAAGAGGTAACTGAAGTCGTTCAGGGCGACATCCAGCCGCCGGCAAAGGTCGAGGCCTCACAGGGAACCTATTCCGATCGTATTGAAATCAGCTGGACTCCCGTTACAGGCGCTCTTGCGTATGGAGTTACCCGTGCCGAGCCCGGCCAGGATTCCTTTCGTTTCGTCGGCTATGCAAGCAAAACGATGCATGCCGATACAAAGATCCAGGTCGGAACAAACTACCGTTATCGTATCATCGCCATCGGCGAAGAGAAGACCTCTGATGCAGGAAGCTCACCCGTAGCGTCGGGTTATGCATCGGCTTCGACGACAGAGCAGAGCCCCGCTACCGTTCCGGGAATCGAGATCGAACTGCAGGGCGGGAACGGCTCTTACAGGGTAAACGTTAGCTGGACTGCGGCTCCCGGCGCCTCTCATTATCAGATCCGTCGCTGGAATGCAGGCGGTAATCGCTGGCAGGTATGGAATCAGAAGATCACAACGACGCAGTTCACCGATGCGGGCCCCGTGAAAAACGCCGAGAACCGGTATTCGGTCCGGGCCGGCAATGCCTCGGGCTTCGGTCCGTGGAGCGATGTAGCCGCCGTCTCTGTGCCCGGTGAGGCGACGCCTCCAAATGCGCCGACCGGCCTTGTCGTTTCGAACGGTATCTATAAAGATCGCATCGCTTTGCGATGGAATGCCGCTCCTGGCGCCGAGAAGTATGCGATCTTCCGCTACAGCTATGCGACAAAGAAGTGGGAAGGGCCCATCGACGAAAGCGCCTCTGCCAGCTATGTGGATAACTCAGCCCGCGTTAAGGACGGCAGCTTCTATGCCTACACCGTCGCCGCCGTGAACGGATCGGGTGCGAGCAGCTATGCCGATCCGGCCGTCGGTCGTGCGAATCCGAACGTGCAGCGCGACGGCGAGAAGGTCGAGGCTCCGACCGATATCGTCGCCACGCTTGCACCTTCGGGACAGGTAACGATTACCTGGAAGGGCGTAAAAGGCGCCGACGAGTACTATGTGCTGCGTAAAAAGAAGGATGCCGCCGACTATACGTTTGCCGGCAACACCGACGCGAAAACGCTTCGTTTCACTGAAAAGTTTCCCGGCAAGCCGGGCGAACTGTATCTCTATACGGTACGCAGCAAGCCCATGATGGGATCGGAATCGCCTGATGGCCGACCGGCCGCCGTATTCGTAAACGCAGAGATCGAGGTTGTCTCGCATCGTTTCATGCCCGGCCAGGGCCTCGAACGCATGACGGGCGAATGGAACGGCCGCTACTGGGACGGTAAATCCGCGCCGCGCATCTTCAAGTTGAAGATTGAAGGCGACGGGAATCAGATCACTCTGCATATCTCAGATGACCGCGGAGCAAAGGCTACGGTAAAGGGTGTTTATCCGTCGATGGCCGACAGCGTACAGCTGAAAGGTGTGACGCTTGACTATCGTGAGAATCTTGACGTCTTGATCCTGCGCAGATCGGATGGCCTGCCGATTCTTGCCGGGCAGACGGTCTCTTTTACGCGCTGA
- the asd gene encoding archaetidylserine decarboxylase (Phosphatidylserine decarboxylase is synthesized as a single chain precursor. Generation of the pyruvoyl active site from a Ser is coupled to cleavage of a Gly-Ser bond between the larger (beta) and smaller (alpha chains). It is an integral membrane protein.) → MKTDIVLSSSSYPIFLILLLGGLFLTVRTGWIQLRYPFLSLKILAGALDWKGSRGKITPGQAYFAGSLGSLIPGTFAGTAFALLFSGPAIFPLLWLIHFFQAATEYILSTATLRTRNRGRKGFMESSLLLAATKLTRVRWAGLLHAIFFIGAALLAGSILNVYLLHTVTRGVRSALPSPGAMGLAVAFLFAVILIIAGGIRRIGLFGKFTAYAGILLIVAALFSISFSPLTHTARFIEALLADPLLPYRPEQLPMTMLSVAVYFALAEFAGGRLAVISGLVRTDHPAKQGLVAQLFPAAQILLSFVVGALLFERFSVQSIVKPDGARAVVDGAAGALDQVFSTVLLIHSDDILAPFTYLLVAVFALFVILSTVTWLYTGSMTFRHLTGSRIPNVFPALGVLLALYTGYATESGSFQASVFFTSYVGFALFSAVFGILLAFLFAKHSRQELVRYQNSREGKQDVSRDLYLMLLSLLPANLISRFFGALSLLRLPRPIQTMALKAFARAYDINLEEAEKPIEQYPSLNAFFTRALKPGVRPIDKGKKTIVSPVDAKLSRMGVIQEGLLIQAKGIYYTLKDLLGDPQFVSYFEDGHYCVLYLSPQDYHRMHTPFECDVVGYTYSPGRLFPVNKIAVEGLTGLFPKNERLTSILRTKHGHIAMIKVGATNVGRIRVTYDSIKTNTWFRKRRAHLYENPPKMQRAEEIGRFEMGSTVILLFEKGTMEFDADRSEGDKVRLGQPIGHFR, encoded by the coding sequence ATGAAAACCGATATCGTTCTTTCAAGCTCCTCTTACCCCATCTTCCTCATCCTGCTGCTTGGCGGATTATTCCTTACGGTTCGCACCGGATGGATTCAGCTGCGCTATCCCTTCCTCAGTTTGAAAATCCTGGCCGGCGCCCTCGACTGGAAAGGCTCACGAGGCAAGATCACTCCAGGACAGGCCTACTTCGCCGGTTCTCTGGGCAGCCTCATTCCCGGAACCTTTGCCGGTACGGCCTTTGCCCTTCTTTTCTCGGGCCCTGCGATCTTTCCGCTGCTCTGGCTCATCCATTTTTTTCAGGCGGCCACCGAGTATATTCTCTCGACGGCGACGCTTCGCACGCGCAACCGCGGGCGGAAAGGCTTTATGGAATCATCGCTTCTGCTCGCCGCCACCAAGCTGACACGCGTCCGCTGGGCCGGTTTGTTGCATGCGATCTTCTTTATCGGCGCCGCTCTTCTGGCCGGTTCGATTCTTAACGTCTATCTGCTGCATACGGTGACGCGCGGTGTGCGCTCGGCGCTGCCGTCTCCGGGTGCTATGGGCCTTGCCGTCGCCTTTCTCTTCGCCGTGATCCTCATCATCGCCGGCGGCATTCGCCGTATCGGTCTCTTCGGGAAGTTTACGGCCTATGCCGGTATTCTGCTCATCGTCGCCGCCCTTTTTTCGATTTCGTTCAGCCCGCTCACGCATACGGCTCGATTTATCGAAGCCCTGCTGGCCGATCCGCTTCTGCCTTACAGGCCCGAGCAGCTTCCGATGACGATGCTCAGCGTCGCCGTCTACTTTGCGTTAGCCGAATTCGCAGGCGGCCGACTGGCCGTCATCTCAGGCCTTGTACGCACCGATCATCCGGCGAAACAGGGCCTTGTGGCGCAGCTTTTCCCGGCGGCGCAGATTCTTCTGTCGTTTGTCGTCGGCGCCCTACTTTTCGAGCGGTTCTCGGTGCAATCGATCGTGAAGCCCGATGGAGCGCGTGCCGTCGTCGACGGAGCGGCCGGCGCTCTTGACCAGGTCTTCTCCACCGTGCTTTTGATTCATAGCGACGACATTCTCGCTCCGTTCACCTATCTGCTCGTCGCCGTCTTTGCTCTCTTCGTTATCCTTTCTACTGTTACATGGCTTTATACGGGCAGCATGACCTTCAGGCATCTGACGGGAAGCCGCATCCCGAACGTATTTCCCGCTCTTGGCGTGCTTCTTGCTCTCTATACGGGTTATGCGACTGAGTCAGGATCGTTCCAGGCCTCGGTCTTTTTCACATCATATGTGGGATTCGCCCTTTTCAGCGCCGTCTTCGGTATCTTGCTCGCCTTCCTGTTCGCGAAACATTCGCGGCAGGAGCTTGTGCGTTATCAGAACTCTCGAGAGGGTAAGCAGGACGTTTCAAGAGATCTCTATTTAATGCTACTCTCTCTTCTGCCCGCCAATCTCATCTCGCGTTTTTTCGGAGCGCTCTCGCTGTTACGCCTTCCGCGACCGATCCAGACGATGGCGCTCAAGGCCTTCGCCCGCGCCTACGACATTAATCTTGAAGAAGCCGAGAAGCCGATCGAACAGTACCCGAGTCTGAACGCCTTTTTCACGCGAGCGTTGAAGCCCGGCGTGCGTCCGATCGATAAAGGCAAGAAAACCATCGTATCACCCGTCGACGCAAAGCTCTCCCGAATGGGAGTGATCCAGGAAGGGCTCCTGATTCAGGCTAAAGGCATCTATTATACTCTCAAAGACCTGCTCGGAGATCCGCAGTTCGTTTCGTATTTCGAAGACGGCCACTACTGCGTTCTGTATCTCTCGCCACAGGATTACCACCGCATGCATACGCCCTTTGAATGCGATGTTGTCGGCTACACGTATTCGCCTGGCCGTCTCTTTCCAGTTAATAAGATCGCCGTCGAAGGACTGACAGGCCTGTTCCCGAAAAACGAACGCCTGACGAGCATTCTGCGTACAAAACACGGGCATATCGCCATGATCAAGGTCGGTGCGACGAACGTCGGCCGTATTCGCGTCACCTACGACAGCATCAAAACGAATACGTGGTTTCGCAAACGTCGAGCTCATCTGTATGAGAATCCGCCGAAGATGCAACGAGCCGAAGAGATCGGCCGTTTTGAGATGGGCTCGACCGTCATCCTTCTTTTCGAGAAGGGAACGATGGAATTCGATGCCGATCGTAGCGAAGGCGATAAGGTACGGCTCGGTCAGCCGATCGGTCACTTTCGTTAA
- a CDS encoding NnrS family protein, which yields MHLLSDLSVSPYRMFFPIGIVGLLYALTRMILPFSGEGVYWHREAMIGLFLLPVAVGFLFTAGPKFFASFLPHAVELVGGFALFLSMFVFSLLDLRLPFHIAKITLLLLLLNFLAIRFIKRRSGNPVFSSFVFLGPLAGLLGSIAALISLFSSQSIFYEWSRSLYFHGMFWILFFGVGVKFFPMITLTTRGLRDLTPYEKFVSSSHALWTAIAVILLGSFIIEGAGFVKTAMWVRALALFFMAKEGWLLFIKSPRKGVFTFFLKAGLWTTLLAHFVFPFFPEQRVHLYHLVFTGGFMMGTLLVMGRVSLAHERLPLDTEVKSKVAAAAFFLIYMATWVRATAHLVPTYLPHLQYAAAMAALGVVLLAGLYFWLYKKEHGNG from the coding sequence ATGCATCTGCTGAGCGATTTAAGCGTAAGTCCGTATCGCATGTTTTTTCCCATCGGTATTGTGGGGTTATTATATGCTCTGACCCGTATGATTCTGCCTTTTTCGGGAGAAGGCGTTTACTGGCATAGAGAGGCGATGATCGGCCTGTTCTTGCTGCCTGTGGCCGTCGGCTTTCTTTTTACGGCAGGTCCAAAGTTCTTCGCTTCTTTTCTGCCACATGCCGTGGAGCTTGTAGGCGGCTTTGCTCTTTTCCTGAGCATGTTCGTTTTCAGTCTTCTGGATCTGCGCCTTCCTTTTCATATCGCAAAGATCACACTGCTGCTTCTTCTGCTTAACTTTCTGGCCATCCGTTTTATCAAACGCAGATCGGGGAATCCTGTATTCTCTTCGTTTGTATTTCTCGGCCCGCTGGCCGGCCTGCTCGGTAGCATCGCCGCCCTGATCTCGCTTTTCAGTTCGCAGAGCATCTTCTATGAATGGAGCCGCTCGCTTTACTTTCATGGCATGTTCTGGATTCTCTTTTTCGGAGTAGGCGTGAAGTTCTTTCCCATGATCACGCTGACAACGCGCGGGCTTCGCGATCTGACGCCTTATGAAAAGTTCGTTTCTTCGTCGCATGCGCTGTGGACGGCGATTGCCGTTATACTTCTTGGTTCATTTATCATCGAAGGAGCGGGCTTTGTAAAGACGGCGATGTGGGTGCGAGCCTTAGCCCTCTTTTTCATGGCGAAAGAAGGATGGCTTCTTTTTATCAAAAGCCCGCGTAAAGGCGTGTTTACATTCTTCTTGAAGGCGGGCCTCTGGACGACGCTTCTCGCTCATTTCGTTTTTCCCTTCTTTCCCGAGCAGCGCGTGCATCTGTATCATCTCGTGTTTACGGGCGGCTTCATGATGGGCACGCTGCTTGTGATGGGCCGCGTCAGCCTGGCGCATGAGCGACTTCCTCTTGATACCGAGGTGAAATCAAAGGTCGCCGCCGCAGCCTTCTTTCTGATCTATATGGCGACATGGGTCAGGGCTACGGCTCATCTTGTGCCGACATATCTGCCGCATCTGCAATATGCGGCCGCGATGGCCGCTCTCGGCGTCGTACTACTGGCCGGATTGTACTTCTGGCTTTATAAAAAAGAACACGGAAACGGCTGA
- a CDS encoding YheT family hydrolase, with translation MSVQKNRDMIERRTLNAPFYLRHPFLQTAFASLKFRVSGAYLREKSTFKLITTSSGTRLLGSYAEQAGAKGLVLLLHGWEGGIESTYILRSGEHLFRQGYNIFRLNLRDHGDTHHLNEEAFNGTMIDEVYEAMCQISELADNMPLFLMGFSLGGNFVLRAAIAHSTRKAKLKNVRHILAVSPAVDPEMATIRIDEDRILGPYFLNKWSQSLMKKQQLFPYLHDFRYATSSRSVMELTSIGIPLFTPYRHVKDYFARYTTTGPFFKNLQVPTTIYTSADDPIITEEDFLKIDPHPLLRIIISDRGGHNGFLTRGFHPAYLDLFHEIAAGAATNVDVAEQNGRAGSRKSSKRAKTASRSRKS, from the coding sequence ATGTCAGTTCAAAAAAACAGAGATATGATCGAGCGGCGAACCCTGAACGCCCCTTTTTACCTGCGTCATCCCTTTTTACAGACGGCCTTTGCCTCTTTGAAGTTTCGCGTCAGCGGAGCCTATCTGAGAGAGAAATCCACTTTCAAGCTTATCACCACCTCATCCGGCACGCGTCTTCTTGGTTCTTATGCCGAACAGGCCGGGGCGAAAGGACTGGTGCTACTCTTGCACGGCTGGGAAGGCGGCATCGAATCGACCTACATTCTGAGGTCGGGCGAGCATCTTTTCAGACAGGGCTACAACATCTTCAGACTGAATCTTCGCGACCACGGAGATACGCATCATCTGAACGAAGAGGCTTTCAATGGAACGATGATCGACGAGGTCTACGAGGCGATGTGTCAGATCTCAGAGCTTGCCGACAACATGCCTCTCTTCCTGATGGGATTTTCGCTCGGCGGCAATTTCGTCCTGCGCGCCGCTATCGCACATTCGACGCGAAAGGCGAAGCTGAAAAACGTGCGTCATATACTTGCCGTATCGCCTGCCGTCGATCCCGAGATGGCCACCATCCGCATCGATGAGGATCGTATTCTCGGCCCTTACTTCCTGAACAAATGGTCGCAGTCTCTGATGAAGAAGCAGCAGCTCTTTCCCTATCTGCATGACTTCCGCTACGCTACGTCTTCGCGAAGCGTCATGGAGCTGACATCGATAGGAATTCCGCTGTTCACACCCTACAGGCATGTGAAGGACTATTTCGCGCGTTATACAACGACGGGCCCTTTTTTCAAGAATCTTCAGGTACCGACGACGATTTATACGTCGGCCGACGATCCGATCATCACCGAAGAGGATTTTCTGAAAATTGATCCGCATCCTCTATTACGGATCATCATTTCGGATCGCGGCGGGCATAACGGCTTTCTGACGCGGGGATTCCATCCGGCCTACCTCGATCTATTTCATGAAATAGCGGCAGGAGCGGCGACGAATGTCGACGTCGCAGAGCAGAACGGCCGGGCCGGTTCACGAAAAAGCTCGAAACGAGCGAAGACGGCGAGTCGATCTCGAAAATCCTGA
- a CDS encoding M16 family metallopeptidase codes for MSDVSSLLRHRLQIFDLGFVRLAYLKNDSYLTTAQIFTRVGSSVEKTGEYGIAHILEHMFFKGSSKRPGGTSIPRAANDIGANMNAYTTYDHTAYYITVLNDSFEEGFDILSDMFRNPLFPEEEFRKELNPILSEFRERDDDPDDFINERAMERYYGAGYHPIIGTEQSILAATTVDMHAFKKRYYGAGNVLIVIVGGVEEDRMMKAVQQHFSDLPKALAPEFQRLQATSADMELTRSGIQEAYFNLYYPALPQEHPKRHHEDLMNFILGGSDSSLLFERIREELGLSCYGIYSMISRNEPFNNLNISCGIDPLEIGILETEIQRIIMKICDERIEEHHLKRARASIRTALASRSETSKGMASMIALPVLRGETEDPLQKALRELEEVTIEDIREAAQRTFSGPRLRAVLLPDAIDSDDEEED; via the coding sequence ATGTCTGACGTTTCCTCGCTTCTGCGTCATCGCCTGCAGATCTTTGATCTCGGTTTCGTTCGACTCGCCTATCTGAAAAATGACAGCTACCTGACGACGGCACAGATCTTCACACGTGTGGGCTCGTCGGTGGAAAAGACGGGCGAATACGGCATCGCACATATTCTCGAACACATGTTCTTCAAGGGGTCGAGCAAGCGCCCCGGCGGAACAAGCATTCCCCGCGCTGCCAACGACATCGGCGCGAATATGAACGCCTACACGACCTACGATCATACGGCCTATTATATTACGGTTCTGAACGACTCGTTTGAAGAAGGCTTCGACATTCTCAGTGATATGTTTCGCAATCCTCTCTTTCCCGAGGAGGAGTTTCGCAAAGAGCTCAATCCCATTCTCAGCGAGTTTCGCGAGCGCGACGACGATCCCGACGATTTCATCAACGAACGGGCGATGGAACGCTATTACGGAGCGGGCTATCACCCCATCATCGGAACAGAGCAGTCCATTCTCGCCGCGACTACGGTCGATATGCATGCGTTCAAGAAACGCTATTATGGAGCCGGCAATGTGCTGATCGTGATCGTCGGCGGCGTCGAAGAAGACCGCATGATGAAGGCCGTCCAGCAGCATTTCTCTGACCTGCCGAAGGCGCTGGCCCCCGAGTTTCAGCGGCTTCAGGCGACGTCCGCCGATATGGAGCTGACGCGAAGCGGCATTCAGGAAGCATACTTCAATCTTTATTATCCGGCGCTTCCGCAAGAGCATCCGAAGCGACATCATGAAGATCTCATGAACTTCATTCTCGGCGGCAGCGATTCGTCCCTTCTTTTCGAACGGATTCGCGAAGAGCTGGGGCTGTCGTGCTACGGCATCTACTCGATGATCTCGCGCAACGAGCCTTTCAATAATCTGAATATCAGCTGCGGTATCGATCCGCTTGAGATCGGTATCCTCGAAACCGAGATCCAGCGCATCATAATGAAGATCTGCGATGAACGCATCGAAGAGCATCACCTGAAACGGGCCAGAGCCTCCATTCGCACGGCGCTTGCTTCGCGCAGCGAAACGAGCAAGGGCATGGCCTCTATGATCGCCCTTCCCGTTCTTCGCGGCGAGACCGAAGATCCGCTACAGAAGGCGCTTCGCGAACTCGAAGAGGTAACGATCGAAGACATTCGCGAAGCTGCGCAGCGCACCTTTTCGGGGCCGCGCCTGCGCGCCGTTCTTCTTCCCGACGCGATCGATTCCGACGACGAAGAAGAAGACTGA
- a CDS encoding L-threonylcarbamoyladenylate synthase: MKRLTMDEAVTLLRSGEIVALPTETVYGLAGRADSEESVRKIFEAKGRPAENPLICHIGSVEMLERYAVVAEDDRALLSLWPGPFTILLPKRDLPDVVTAGSHLCAFRMPAHALFLDAIQKTGVPLAAPSANRSGETSPVTAEMVETSLEGRIPGVVDGGPCSVGIESTVVLREGDRSVRILRPGAITEAQFEALGYTVARNGAPEIDGRGLLSPGRLPVHYAPSVPLILVDRGYTPELLDRLHRYLNGESGLFHIAEQRIDIGRIDCSHPAVLRSDADSGEDRAQHPDQERGQTTERSSYQFQKEDLAAFAARLYRTLDEMSRTASVILTFSVADEDIGRAINDRLRRAASLCLIPSDTESAP, encoded by the coding sequence ATGAAACGCCTGACGATGGACGAGGCGGTGACGCTTCTTCGCTCGGGCGAGATCGTCGCCTTACCGACCGAGACGGTTTACGGCCTTGCAGGCCGGGCCGATTCCGAAGAAAGCGTGCGCAAGATCTTCGAGGCCAAAGGCCGGCCGGCCGAGAATCCGCTTATCTGCCACATCGGTTCCGTTGAGATGCTGGAGCGCTACGCCGTCGTCGCTGAAGACGATCGTGCTCTGCTCTCTCTATGGCCCGGTCCGTTTACGATTCTTCTGCCGAAGCGTGACCTCCCCGATGTCGTCACGGCGGGGTCGCATCTCTGCGCCTTTCGTATGCCGGCGCATGCGCTCTTTCTTGATGCCATTCAGAAAACCGGAGTGCCGCTGGCCGCCCCTTCGGCCAATCGCTCCGGCGAAACAAGCCCCGTTACGGCAGAGATGGTCGAGACATCTCTCGAAGGGCGCATCCCGGGCGTCGTCGACGGCGGTCCGTGCAGCGTCGGCATCGAATCGACGGTCGTTTTACGAGAGGGCGACCGAAGCGTGCGCATCCTCAGACCGGGAGCGATCACCGAGGCTCAGTTCGAAGCTCTGGGTTATACAGTTGCGCGAAATGGCGCGCCCGAGATCGACGGCCGGGGACTTCTCTCACCCGGACGCCTTCCCGTACACTATGCGCCGTCCGTGCCCTTAATCCTTGTCGATCGAGGTTATACGCCCGAATTGCTCGATCGCCTGCACCGCTATCTGAACGGAGAGTCAGGTCTGTTTCACATAGCGGAGCAGCGCATCGACATAGGGCGTATCGATTGCAGCCATCCGGCTGTGCTGCGCTCCGATGCTGACTCCGGCGAGGACCGGGCTCAGCACCCGGATCAGGAGCGGGGCCAGACAACCGAACGGAGTTCGTATCAATTCCAGAAGGAAGATCTCGCCGCTTTTGCAGCGAGGCTCTATCGCACGCTGGATGAGATGAGCCGCACGGCGTCGGTGATCCTGACGTTCTCTGTCGCCGACGAAGACATCGGCCGTGCGATCAACGACCGACTGCGCCGCGCCGCAAGCCTGTGCCTCATCCCATCGGATACAGAATCCGCCCCGTAA